The Anoxybacillus flavithermus genome has a segment encoding these proteins:
- a CDS encoding GTPase HflX — protein sequence MQKERVIIVGCQLPHVDDERFSYSMEELSSLVHTANGEVVISLAQRRDTVHPATYIGKGKVEELVRLIEQFEPDVVIFNDELSPSQNRNLTKVLNVRVIDRTQLILDIFASRARSKEGKLQVELAQLQYILPRLSGQGVELSRLGGGIGTRGPGETKLETDRRHIRRRIDEIKAQLKAVVEHRERYRERRKKNAVFQIALVGYTNAGKSTLFNRLTNADALEENLLFATLDPLTRKLVLPSGYTALLTDTVGFIQDLPTTLVAAFRSTLEEVKEADLILHIVDSSNPDYIQHEQTVYRLLEELEATAIPIATVYNKRDIVLPSFVPSPKTDYLLVSAFHEQDVQTLRHFIEQKMIEAMEHYNVAIPSFAGKLLAQLKAETIVQHMYFNEQSGMYECSGYLLPEHPLLAQLTTYQK from the coding sequence ATGCAAAAAGAAAGAGTGATTATTGTTGGGTGTCAGTTGCCACATGTTGATGATGAACGGTTTTCGTATTCGATGGAAGAGCTTTCCTCGCTCGTTCATACGGCAAATGGTGAGGTAGTCATAAGTCTCGCACAAAGAAGGGACACGGTCCATCCGGCGACATATATCGGCAAAGGGAAAGTGGAAGAGCTTGTTCGACTTATTGAACAGTTTGAACCAGATGTTGTTATTTTTAATGATGAATTGTCACCAAGCCAAAACCGCAACTTAACGAAGGTATTAAACGTGCGTGTCATTGACCGCACGCAGCTTATTTTAGATATTTTCGCAAGCCGAGCCCGTTCAAAAGAAGGGAAATTGCAAGTTGAGCTTGCTCAGTTACAATACATCTTGCCTCGGTTAAGCGGGCAAGGTGTAGAACTCTCTCGTTTAGGTGGTGGAATTGGAACGAGGGGACCGGGGGAAACGAAACTAGAAACGGATCGTCGTCATATTCGCCGTCGCATCGATGAAATTAAAGCGCAGCTAAAAGCGGTCGTCGAACATCGTGAACGGTATCGTGAGCGACGGAAAAAAAATGCTGTGTTTCAAATTGCACTCGTCGGCTATACAAACGCTGGAAAGTCCACGCTTTTTAACCGCCTAACGAACGCAGATGCGTTGGAAGAAAATTTATTGTTCGCTACGTTAGATCCGCTCACTAGAAAACTTGTGCTGCCAAGCGGCTACACCGCGCTGTTGACGGACACGGTCGGCTTTATTCAAGACTTGCCGACAACGCTTGTTGCAGCGTTTCGTTCGACGTTGGAAGAAGTGAAAGAAGCCGATTTGATTTTACATATTGTCGATTCGTCCAATCCGGACTATATTCAACATGAACAAACTGTTTACCGCTTGCTTGAGGAGTTGGAGGCGACAGCTATTCCAATTGCTACCGTGTATAATAAACGCGACATCGTCCTTCCGAGCTTCGTGCCAAGCCCGAAAACGGACTATTTGTTAGTGAGTGCCTTTCATGAACAAGACGTCCAAACCTTGCGCCATTTTATTGAACAAAAAATGATAGAGGCGATGGAACATTATAATGTAGCGATTCCGTCGTTTGCAGGAAAATTGCTTGCACAACTAAAAGCAGAAACGATTGTGCAACACATGTATTTCAATGAACAAAGTGGTATGTACGAGTGTAGCGGCTATTTATTGCCAGAACATCCACTTTTAGCACAACTAACAACATATCAAAAATAG
- a CDS encoding acetyl-CoA acetyltransferase translates to MREVVLVEAVRTPVGKRNGVFRDKHPVQLAAVVLDEVVRRAGIQKQLVEDIVMGCVTPIGEQGYNIGRLAALEAGFPVEVPAVQINRMCGSGQQAIHFASQEIKSGDMDITIAAGVESMTKVPILSDGNERTIPPSLHEKYEFVHQGVSAERIAEKYGLTREQLDEYAYESHQRALRAQAEGRFTEEIIPIHGVDKDGNDIIVTADEGPRQDTSLEALATLKPVFKQNGKITAGNASQMSDGAAAALLMERETALRLGLKPKAKIVAQTVVGSDPTYMLDGVIPATKKVLQKANLTIDDIDLVEINEAFAPVVLAWQKEIGAPLSKVNVNGGAIALGHPLGATGVKLMTSLVHELERRKGRYGLLTICIGHGMSTATIIERWEE, encoded by the coding sequence ATGCGAGAAGTCGTTCTTGTCGAAGCAGTGCGCACGCCTGTTGGCAAGCGAAACGGGGTGTTCCGTGATAAACATCCTGTTCAATTAGCAGCTGTGGTGCTCGATGAAGTCGTGAGACGAGCGGGGATTCAAAAACAGCTGGTCGAAGATATTGTGATGGGATGCGTAACGCCGATTGGCGAACAAGGCTACAATATCGGGAGGCTAGCAGCATTAGAGGCAGGCTTTCCGGTGGAAGTACCGGCGGTGCAAATTAACCGAATGTGCGGGTCGGGACAGCAAGCGATTCATTTCGCTTCGCAAGAAATTAAATCAGGCGATATGGATATTACGATTGCGGCTGGCGTCGAAAGTATGACGAAAGTGCCGATTTTAAGCGACGGCAACGAACGAACGATTCCACCGTCGCTCCATGAAAAGTACGAATTCGTTCACCAAGGCGTTTCTGCCGAACGGATTGCCGAAAAATACGGATTGACAAGAGAACAGTTAGACGAATATGCATATGAAAGCCATCAACGGGCGCTTCGGGCACAAGCGGAAGGTCGTTTCACCGAAGAAATCATACCCATCCACGGGGTTGATAAAGATGGAAACGACATCATCGTAACAGCCGACGAAGGACCGCGCCAAGATACATCACTTGAAGCGTTGGCGACATTGAAGCCGGTCTTTAAACAAAACGGAAAAATTACGGCTGGAAACGCAAGTCAAATGAGTGACGGTGCTGCTGCGGCGCTGCTGATGGAGCGCGAAACAGCGCTTCGCCTCGGTTTGAAGCCGAAAGCAAAAATCGTCGCGCAAACGGTCGTTGGCTCCGACCCGACATATATGCTTGACGGTGTCATCCCAGCGACGAAAAAAGTATTGCAAAAAGCAAACCTCACCATTGATGATATTGACCTTGTCGAAATTAACGAAGCGTTTGCGCCTGTCGTCCTCGCTTGGCAAAAAGAAATCGGTGCTCCCCTTTCGAAAGTGAACGTTAACGGTGGTGCTATCGCTTTAGGCCATCCGCTCGGCGCAACAGGCGTGAAACTGATGACATCGCTCGTTCACGAACTCGAACGACGAAAGGGGCGCTACGGGTTACTGACGATTTGCATCGGGCACGGCATGTCCACTGCGACCATCATCGAACGGTGGGAAGAATAA
- a CDS encoding 3-hydroxybutyryl-CoA dehydrogenase: MQIMAVIGAGLMGSGIAQSLAMGGKTVYLYDISEAALEKGMQSIQKSLARFVKAGKLQEQEATAILARIQTETNLQEAVKEADVVIEAVPEHLPLKKQVFEQLDRYTKQEAILATNTSELSVTAIAAATKRPSQVVGMHWFNPAPVMKLIEIVKGVATSEQTIEAIQQLSEEIGKETVIVKDMQGFVTTRALAAHMIECIRMYEEGVASAEHIDKAIRLGLNYPMGPLELADLVGLDTMLFVSENMTEAYGDRFRPPQTLRKLVEAGHLGRKTGKGFYTYQ; the protein is encoded by the coding sequence ATGCAAATAATGGCGGTTATCGGTGCAGGATTAATGGGAAGCGGCATCGCCCAGTCGCTAGCGATGGGCGGGAAAACGGTTTATTTATACGACATTTCCGAAGCAGCGCTTGAAAAAGGAATGCAGTCGATTCAAAAAAGCCTTGCTCGCTTTGTAAAGGCTGGTAAACTACAAGAACAAGAAGCAACGGCTATTCTTGCCCGCATCCAAACCGAAACGAATTTGCAAGAAGCAGTAAAAGAAGCGGACGTTGTCATCGAAGCGGTGCCAGAACATTTGCCACTCAAAAAACAAGTGTTTGAACAGCTTGACCGTTATACGAAACAAGAAGCGATTTTAGCAACGAATACGTCAGAATTAAGCGTCACGGCGATTGCTGCAGCGACTAAACGTCCGAGCCAAGTCGTCGGCATGCATTGGTTTAACCCAGCGCCAGTCATGAAGCTCATTGAGATCGTCAAAGGCGTGGCAACATCCGAACAAACGATCGAAGCGATCCAACAGCTGTCCGAAGAAATCGGCAAAGAAACGGTCATTGTCAAAGATATGCAAGGATTTGTGACGACAAGAGCGCTTGCGGCGCATATGATTGAATGCATTCGCATGTACGAAGAAGGGGTTGCTTCCGCCGAGCATATTGACAAAGCGATTCGCCTCGGGCTGAATTACCCGATGGGACCATTAGAACTTGCCGATTTAGTCGGATTAGATACGATGTTGTTTGTGAGTGAAAATATGACAGAAGCGTATGGCGACCGATTCCGTCCACCACAAACGCTTCGCAAACTTGTCGAAGCGGGACATCTTGGACGAAAAACAGGCAAAGGATTCTACACATATCAATGA
- a CDS encoding fatty-acid--CoA ligase — MMNVPLNIATMLERAEKFFPKKQVISRMKNGLVRHTYQEIGERTRKLASALRTLGVHTGDRVGTFAWNHHRHLEAYFAIPGIGAVLHTINIRLSPQHIAYIINHANDRVLLIDDDLLPLIERVKDEINVEAFVIMTDEPTLPETTLSPVYHYEELLQQAEPISFVKDIDEHHPAGMCYTSATTGNPKGVLYSHRGIVLHSMALGLADSAALSESDVALPVVPMFHANAWGLPFAAVWFGTTLVMPGAAFTPKLLAEIIEQEKVTLAAGVPTVWLGLLNELEKGTYDLRSVTRILCGGSAAPKGMIRAFEEKYGIPFVHAYGMTETSPLVVLSRLKSYQQHVSNEEKLDIRAKQGFLVPGVEMKVIGKDGEVAWNGTEMGELCLRGPWIADEYYNDERSKDAFRDGWLYTGDVVTVDEEGFIKIVDRTKDVIKSGGEWISSVDLENALMAHEAVFEAAVVAVPHPQWQERPIACVVVKEGKHVTKEELYDFLRPQFAKWWLPDEIVFMNEIPKTSVGKFLKMKLREQLRDYFTNVQ; from the coding sequence ATGATGAACGTTCCATTAAATATTGCGACAATGCTTGAACGGGCAGAAAAGTTTTTTCCGAAAAAACAAGTCATTTCGCGGATGAAGAATGGGCTTGTTCGCCATACGTATCAAGAAATTGGCGAACGGACGAGAAAGCTTGCGAGCGCATTACGGACACTTGGCGTCCATACAGGAGACCGCGTCGGTACGTTTGCATGGAACCATCATCGCCATTTAGAAGCGTATTTTGCCATTCCAGGCATCGGGGCGGTGTTGCATACGATTAACATTCGCCTGTCGCCGCAACATATCGCCTATATTATTAATCACGCCAACGACCGTGTGCTATTGATTGACGACGATTTACTGCCGCTCATTGAACGTGTGAAAGACGAAATAAACGTTGAAGCGTTTGTCATTATGACCGATGAACCGACGCTTCCGGAGACGACGCTGTCGCCTGTTTATCATTATGAGGAATTGTTACAACAAGCCGAACCGATTTCGTTTGTCAAAGATATCGATGAGCATCATCCTGCTGGCATGTGCTATACGTCCGCGACAACTGGAAATCCAAAGGGTGTGTTATACTCCCATCGCGGCATTGTTCTCCATAGCATGGCGCTAGGGCTTGCCGATAGCGCGGCGTTGTCGGAATCGGATGTGGCGCTGCCAGTCGTGCCGATGTTTCATGCGAATGCGTGGGGCTTGCCGTTTGCGGCGGTTTGGTTCGGGACGACGCTTGTTATGCCGGGCGCAGCGTTTACGCCGAAACTATTGGCAGAAATAATCGAACAAGAAAAAGTGACGCTTGCCGCCGGCGTGCCGACCGTTTGGCTTGGCTTATTGAATGAGTTGGAAAAAGGCACGTACGATTTACGCAGTGTGACGCGCATTTTATGCGGTGGTTCAGCAGCGCCAAAAGGAATGATTCGCGCCTTTGAAGAAAAATACGGCATCCCGTTCGTGCACGCCTACGGCATGACGGAAACGAGTCCGCTTGTCGTCTTATCGCGTCTAAAAAGCTACCAGCAGCACGTATCGAACGAAGAAAAATTGGACATTCGCGCAAAGCAAGGGTTTCTTGTGCCAGGGGTAGAAATGAAAGTGATTGGCAAAGACGGCGAAGTAGCGTGGAACGGAACAGAAATGGGCGAACTATGCTTGCGCGGTCCGTGGATTGCCGACGAATACTACAACGATGAGCGAAGTAAAGACGCATTTCGCGATGGTTGGCTATATACGGGCGATGTCGTTACCGTCGATGAGGAAGGGTTTATTAAAATTGTCGACCGGACAAAAGATGTCATTAAAAGCGGTGGGGAGTGGATTTCGTCTGTCGATTTAGAAAATGCCTTGATGGCGCACGAAGCGGTGTTTGAAGCTGCTGTTGTGGCGGTGCCACACCCGCAATGGCAAGAGCGACCGATCGCTTGCGTGGTAGTGAAAGAAGGAAAACATGTGACAAAAGAGGAACTATACGACTTTTTACGTCCGCAATTTGCGAAATGGTGGCTGCCGGATGAGATTGTTTTTATGAACGAAATTCCGAAAACAAGTGTCGGAAAATTTTTAAAAATGAAATTAAGGGAACAATTGCGCGATTATTTTACGAACGTTCAATAG
- a CDS encoding acyl-CoA dehydrogenase, giving the protein MATYLHEEHHIFREAFRKFLQKEAYPFYAEWEKQGIIPRDFWRKMGANGFLCPWVDETYGGFGADFGYSVVINEELEKVGSSLVGIGLHNDIVVPYIASYGTEEQKKKWLPKCVSGELITAIAMTEPGAGSDLAGIQTTAVKQGDHYIVNGQKTFITNGIHADLVLVVCKTNPSANPPHKGISLLVVERETTGFTRGRKLEKVGLHAQDTAELFFSDAKVPVENLLGEEGKGFYYLMEKLQQERLIVAIAAQTAAEVMFDLTKRYVKDRTAFGKTISQFQTVQFRLAEMATEIALGRAFLDDVIEQHIAGKDVVANVSMAKWWMTEMAKRIASEGMQLHGGYGYMEEYEIARRYRDIPVSAIYAGTNEVMKMIIAKHLGL; this is encoded by the coding sequence ATGGCAACGTACTTGCATGAAGAACATCACATATTTCGTGAGGCGTTCCGTAAATTTTTGCAAAAAGAAGCGTATCCGTTCTATGCCGAATGGGAAAAACAAGGAATCATTCCACGTGATTTTTGGCGTAAAATGGGAGCGAACGGTTTCCTTTGCCCGTGGGTAGACGAAACGTACGGTGGATTTGGTGCCGATTTTGGCTACTCGGTCGTCATCAACGAAGAATTAGAGAAAGTAGGGTCAAGCCTTGTCGGCATCGGTTTGCATAACGATATCGTCGTTCCGTATATCGCATCGTACGGCACAGAAGAACAAAAGAAGAAGTGGCTACCGAAGTGTGTATCTGGAGAACTCATCACCGCCATTGCGATGACCGAACCAGGCGCAGGTTCTGATTTAGCAGGTATCCAAACAACGGCGGTGAAACAAGGTGACCATTATATCGTCAACGGGCAAAAAACGTTCATTACAAACGGCATTCATGCCGATTTAGTCCTCGTCGTTTGCAAAACGAACCCGAGTGCGAACCCGCCGCATAAAGGCATTAGTTTGCTTGTAGTTGAACGTGAAACGACAGGCTTTACACGCGGTCGGAAACTCGAAAAAGTCGGATTGCATGCTCAAGATACAGCGGAGTTATTTTTTAGCGACGCGAAAGTTCCGGTGGAAAACTTGCTCGGAGAAGAAGGGAAAGGATTTTACTATTTAATGGAAAAATTGCAACAAGAGCGGCTTATCGTCGCTATCGCCGCGCAAACAGCGGCAGAAGTGATGTTTGACTTAACGAAACGATATGTGAAAGACCGCACGGCGTTCGGAAAAACGATTAGCCAATTTCAAACCGTCCAGTTCCGCTTGGCGGAAATGGCGACGGAAATTGCCTTAGGACGCGCGTTTCTTGACGATGTCATCGAACAGCATATCGCAGGGAAAGACGTCGTAGCAAACGTATCGATGGCGAAATGGTGGATGACAGAAATGGCAAAGCGCATCGCTTCGGAAGGGATGCAGCTTCATGGGGGATATGGCTATATGGAAGAATACGAGATTGCCAGACGTTACCGCGATATTCCGGTTAGCGCCATTTATGCAGGCACGAATGAAGTGATGAAAATGATCATCGCAAAACATCTTGGGCTTTAG
- a CDS encoding long-chain fatty acid--CoA ligase, with amino-acid sequence MYLTIGEVFTQTVRKFPKKEALVDVRTGLRYTYKQWAKEVDKLANAFLKAGVRKGDRVSTVLFNTAELATAFFACAKIGAVFNPINFRLRPKEIAYILTDATPKIVLFEQAVEPQITAIHHEFPHISFWIIDGQVPTYAASYHEQIQCASNELPTIDVSENDLYAIMYTSGTTGRPKGVMHRHRDMIEQSLICNSVMRIRETERGLVTAPMFHCAELHCCFLPRVHAGATNVIVHHFDPKQVLTVIEQEQITVLFAAPTMWNMLLQEKLSDYDLSSLRIGLYGAAPMAPVLVKECKERLGIDLIQAYGMTEMGPAVTFLYEEEQLTKAGSAGRACLNHEIRIVKPREDGPSDPDDILPPGQVGEIIVKGPCMMVGYYNREDATEKAMYKGWYHSGDLGYMDEDGYLYVADRVDDMIISGGENVYPREVEDVLYEHEGVLDVAVLGEPDALWGEKVVAFIVKKDQQLTAEQLEAFCKQSDKLAPYKRPRAYYFVEALPRNASGKIQKFLLREQMKKMAQS; translated from the coding sequence TTGTATTTAACGATTGGTGAAGTGTTCACACAGACGGTAAGAAAGTTCCCGAAAAAAGAAGCGCTCGTTGATGTTCGTACAGGCCTTCGCTACACGTACAAACAATGGGCAAAAGAAGTGGACAAACTTGCAAACGCTTTCTTAAAAGCGGGTGTGCGAAAAGGAGACCGTGTATCGACCGTACTATTTAATACGGCAGAACTGGCGACCGCTTTTTTTGCGTGCGCCAAAATCGGCGCTGTCTTCAATCCGATTAATTTTCGTTTGCGACCAAAAGAAATCGCTTACATTTTAACGGATGCTACCCCAAAAATCGTGCTATTTGAACAAGCAGTCGAACCACAAATCACAGCCATTCATCATGAATTTCCGCACATTTCCTTTTGGATCATTGACGGGCAAGTGCCAACATATGCTGCTTCTTATCACGAACAAATCCAATGCGCAAGCAACGAACTTCCAACAATCGACGTTTCCGAAAATGATTTGTATGCGATTATGTATACAAGCGGAACGACAGGGCGGCCAAAAGGAGTGATGCATCGTCACCGCGACATGATTGAACAAAGTTTAATTTGCAATTCGGTCATGCGTATTCGCGAAACAGAGCGAGGGCTTGTCACCGCGCCAATGTTCCATTGCGCGGAATTGCATTGTTGCTTCCTTCCACGCGTCCATGCTGGCGCAACAAACGTGATTGTTCATCATTTCGACCCGAAACAAGTATTAACAGTCATCGAACAAGAACAAATTACCGTCTTATTTGCCGCACCGACGATGTGGAATATGCTCTTGCAAGAAAAATTATCCGATTACGATTTATCGTCGCTTCGCATCGGTCTATACGGAGCCGCTCCGATGGCGCCAGTGCTTGTGAAAGAATGCAAAGAGCGGTTAGGCATTGATTTAATCCAGGCGTATGGCATGACGGAAATGGGACCAGCGGTGACTTTCTTATATGAAGAAGAGCAGTTAACGAAAGCTGGGTCTGCCGGGCGTGCGTGCTTAAACCATGAAATTCGCATCGTCAAACCGCGCGAAGACGGCCCATCCGATCCAGACGACATTTTACCGCCAGGACAAGTTGGTGAAATTATCGTTAAAGGTCCATGCATGATGGTTGGCTACTACAACCGTGAAGACGCGACGGAAAAAGCGATGTATAAAGGTTGGTATCATTCTGGCGATCTAGGTTATATGGATGAAGACGGCTATTTATACGTGGCTGACCGCGTCGATGACATGATTATTAGCGGCGGCGAAAATGTCTATCCGCGCGAAGTAGAAGACGTGCTTTACGAACATGAAGGCGTGCTTGATGTCGCAGTGCTTGGCGAGCCGGATGCACTATGGGGAGAAAAAGTCGTTGCTTTCATCGTCAAAAAAGACCAACAGCTTACCGCAGAACAATTAGAGGCGTTTTGCAAACAAAGCGACAAGCTCGCTCCGTACAAACGACCGCGCGCGTACTATTTTGTCGAGGCACTACCACGCAACGCGAGCGGAAAAATTCAAAAGTTTTTATTGCGCGAACAAATGAAAAAAATGGCGCAGTCATAA
- a CDS encoding stage V sporulation protein K, which yields MSELTMKQTKSQINIVLNAKNVNYLPKEETPNRIDYHQHAVLKEIQKELDELVGLSEVKKLIKEIYAWLYINKARQANGLKGNKQSLHMIFKGNPGTGKTTVARILGKLFLEMNVLSKGHFIEAERADLVGEYIGHTANKTRDLIKKARGGILFIDEAYSLARGGEKDFGKEAIDTLVKGIEDFSDDLVVILAGYPAEMDYFLSLNPGLPSRFPLMLEFPDYTAEELVQIAKQMLHIREYELTNEAERKLREHIEQLLANGYQRKFSNGRYIRNLIEKAIRKQAVRLLHEGRYDKKELMIIRERDLVVE from the coding sequence TTGTCAGAGTTGACGATGAAGCAAACAAAAAGTCAAATTAATATCGTGCTTAATGCGAAAAACGTTAATTATTTACCGAAAGAAGAAACACCGAATCGCATTGATTATCATCAACATGCAGTATTGAAAGAGATTCAGAAGGAACTGGACGAGTTAGTTGGACTAAGTGAAGTGAAAAAATTAATTAAAGAAATTTACGCATGGTTATACATTAATAAAGCACGTCAAGCAAATGGATTAAAAGGAAATAAACAGTCTCTTCACATGATTTTTAAAGGGAATCCCGGGACTGGGAAAACGACAGTTGCTCGTATTCTTGGTAAGTTGTTTTTAGAAATGAATGTGTTATCTAAAGGACATTTTATTGAAGCAGAACGTGCGGATTTAGTTGGCGAATATATCGGTCATACCGCCAATAAAACACGTGACTTAATTAAAAAAGCGCGTGGAGGTATTTTATTTATTGACGAAGCATATTCCCTTGCGCGTGGAGGGGAGAAAGATTTTGGAAAAGAAGCAATTGATACGTTAGTAAAAGGAATTGAAGATTTTTCTGATGACTTAGTCGTTATTTTAGCAGGATATCCAGCCGAAATGGACTATTTTTTATCTTTAAATCCAGGATTGCCATCACGCTTTCCGTTAATGCTCGAATTTCCTGACTATACAGCAGAGGAACTTGTACAAATTGCAAAACAAATGCTTCATATAAGAGAATACGAGCTTACTAATGAAGCAGAACGAAAGCTACGTGAACATATTGAGCAACTATTAGCCAACGGATATCAAAGAAAATTTAGCAACGGCCGTTACATTCGAAATTTGATTGAAAAAGCAATTCGAAAACAAGCGGTACGTCTGTTGCACGAAGGGCGTTACGATAAAAAAGAATTAATGATTATACGTGAACGTGACCTAGTTGTTGAATGA
- a CDS encoding RNA-binding protein Hfq, whose product MKNTINIQDQFLNQLRKEETTVTVFLLNGFQLRGLVKGFDNFTVLLEVDGRQQLIYKHAISTFAPQKNVKIEIE is encoded by the coding sequence ATGAAAAACACGATAAACATTCAAGATCAGTTTTTAAACCAATTGCGGAAGGAAGAAACAACGGTTACTGTATTTTTACTAAATGGATTCCAATTGCGTGGGTTAGTGAAAGGATTTGACAACTTTACAGTATTGTTAGAGGTGGATGGGAGACAACAATTAATTTATAAACATGCCATTTCCACATTTGCACCACAAAAAAACGTAAAAATTGAGATTGAGTAA
- a CDS encoding tRNA (adenosine(37)-N6)-dimethylallyltransferase MiaA, with amino-acid sequence MGEKVVVLIGPTAVGKTKMSIQLAKRLNGEIINGDSMQVYKGLDIGTAKIRQEETEGIPHHLLDIKEPHESFSVAEFQTLARSLIKDITKRGKLPIIVGGTGLYIQSVIYDYQFSDAPSNDLYRQSLERCSPDELYEQLKQIDPLSAERIHPNNVRRVIRALEIYHCTGKTMTEWLKEQKRQLVYNVALIGLTMEREKLYARINQRVDQMIDQGLIEEVKRLYEQGLRDCQAIQAIGYKELYAYFDGMLTLKEAIEQLKQNSRRYAKRQFTWFRNQMPVQWFDMTDDTIFERRVNEILHYIEGKFHFQSNM; translated from the coding sequence ATGGGAGAGAAAGTCGTTGTGTTAATCGGTCCAACGGCTGTAGGGAAAACGAAAATGAGTATACAATTGGCGAAACGCTTAAACGGGGAAATTATTAATGGCGATTCGATGCAAGTATATAAAGGATTGGATATTGGAACAGCTAAAATTCGTCAAGAAGAAACGGAAGGTATTCCACATCATTTACTAGATATAAAGGAGCCGCATGAATCTTTTTCTGTTGCAGAGTTTCAGACGCTTGCTCGTTCACTTATTAAAGATATAACGAAACGAGGAAAACTTCCGATCATCGTTGGTGGTACAGGGCTATATATCCAATCTGTTATTTACGATTATCAATTTTCAGACGCCCCTTCTAACGACTTGTATCGTCAGTCACTTGAACGTTGTTCACCTGATGAGTTGTATGAACAACTGAAACAAATTGATCCCTTAAGTGCAGAACGCATTCATCCGAATAACGTTCGTCGTGTCATTCGTGCGTTAGAAATTTATCATTGTACAGGAAAAACAATGACAGAATGGCTGAAAGAGCAAAAACGTCAGCTCGTATATAACGTAGCACTTATTGGATTGACAATGGAACGAGAGAAGCTATATGCACGTATTAATCAACGAGTAGATCAAATGATTGATCAAGGATTGATTGAAGAAGTGAAACGATTATATGAACAAGGTTTACGTGACTGTCAAGCAATTCAGGCAATCGGCTATAAAGAGTTATATGCGTATTTTGACGGGATGCTTACGCTGAAAGAAGCAATCGAACAATTGAAACAAAACTCTCGTCGCTACGCAAAGCGTCAGTTCACATGGTTCCGAAATCAAATGCCTGTTCAATGGTTTGACATGACCGATGATACAATATTTGAAAGACGAGTCAATGAAATTTTGCATTACATAGAAGGAAAGTTTCACTTTCAGTCGAATATGTAA